Proteins encoded together in one Quercus lobata isolate SW786 chromosome 3, ValleyOak3.0 Primary Assembly, whole genome shotgun sequence window:
- the LOC115980219 gene encoding uncharacterized protein LOC115980219 has product MNIQILTYAIVLGNLYYMAQETQDVDEKKWSPHIEHLFIDLMVDEQQKGNMEHGVFKAKVWLSITKTLNEQTRKGFTPKQVKDKHNRLRQKQRKWGQLLRHTGLGWDETTQTVTASDEVRANVIAGDNKAAALRKKGCPDYEKLKQLFAPNTATGSLQISSNTPAPDSDEERVLEEELANEEREAHRTQLDDDDCYNPNMEGVTQDDPTVDEQTQRADKRPMEEPTTKGKKVAKKNDRASEMTMALQEYTALARERFSKKKGKSFGSSDHVAQSAGGGDPCSLGRTLEVLNQYTDLDDDTYLNVAEALQKKEKRVLFMGMPEQRRKRFMERHAQQPDN; this is encoded by the exons ATGAATATACAAATATTAACATATGCAATTGTGTTGGGAAACTTGTATTATATGGCACAAGAAACACAGGATGTTGACGAGAAAAAATGGTCTCCCCACATTGAACATCTTTTCATTGACCTCATGGTCGATGAACAACAAAAGGGGAACATGGAACATGGTGTCTTTAAGGCCAAAGTTTGGTTATCAATTACGAAAACCCTAAATGAGCAAACTAGGAAGGGTTTCACCCCTAAGCAAGTGAAAGACAAGCATAATAGGCTTaggcaaaaacaaagaaagtggGGCCAGCTTTTGAGACATACCGGGTTGGGGTGGGATGAGACAACCCAAACGGTGACTGCTTCTGATGAGGTGCGGGCTAACGTGATTGCG GGGGATAATAAGGCAGCTGCATTACGGAAGAAAGGGTGTCCTGATTATGAGAAGCTTAAGCAACTTTTTGCCCCTAATACTGCAACTGGTTCCCTTCAAATTTCCTCAAACACGCCTGCCCCAGATAGTGATGAAGAGCGTGTCCTGGAAGAGGAACTTGCCAATGAGGAACGTGAGGCACATCGTACCCAgttggatgatgatgattgcTACAATCCCAACATGGAGGGCGTAACCCAAGACGATCCCACTGTTGATGAGCAAACCCAACGCGCGGACAAACGTCCCATGGAAGAGCCTACTACCAAGGGGAAGAAGGTTGCTAAGAAGAATGATAGGGCTAGTGAGATGACCATGGCTCTTCAAGAGTACACTGCCTTGGCAAGGGAAaggttttccaaaaaaaagggaaagtctTTTGGTAGCTCTGATCATGTTGCACAATCTGCCGGTGGTGGCGATCCTTGCTCACTTGGGAGAACTTTAGAAGTGCTGAATCAGTATACTGATCTTGATGATGACACCTACCTTAATGTCGCCGAGGCTCTccaaaagaaggagaaaagagTGTTGTTCATGGGCATGCCCGAGCAAAGGAGGAAGAGGTTTATGGAGCGCCACGCTCAGCAGCCGGATAATTAA